A genomic region of Oryza glaberrima chromosome 1, OglaRS2, whole genome shotgun sequence contains the following coding sequences:
- the LOC127778688 gene encoding uncharacterized protein LOC127778688 codes for MAASSTTTAALSMKLLVDTNAQRVLFAEASKDVVDFLFSLLALPVGTAVKLLGKDSMVGCVGNLYASVERLDDTYVQADAAKDALLSPVVVSPAASSNTSVLRLPAPSSAQPKSFFRCHNTSYSACRSYVTNASGTKCPTCHSQMTAACTYVAGGQDQNTQNAAAEGAKGGGFVQGIVTYTVMDDLTVSPMSSISSITLLNTFAVKDLGALKEKTV; via the coding sequence ATGGCAGcctccagcaccaccaccgccgcgctgAGCATGAAGCTGCTCGTCGACACCAATGCCCAGCGAGTGCTGTTCGCGGAGGCGAGCAAGGATGTCGTCGacttcctcttctccctcctcgcgctGCCTGTCGGCACGGCCGTCAAGCTGCTCGGGAAGGACTCCATGGTCGGCTGCGTCGGTAACCTCTACGCCAGCGTCGAGAGGCTGGACGATACCTACGTCCaggccgacgccgccaaggACGCGCTGCTCAGCCCCGTCGTGGTCTCGCCGGCGGCCAGCTCCAACACCTCCGTCCTCCGGTTGCCGGCGCCGTCTTCTGCGCAGCCCAAGAGCTTCTTCAGATGCCACAACACCAGCTACAGCGCCTGCAGAAGCTACGTGACGAACGCGAGCGGTACGAAGTGTCCTACCTGCCACAGCCAGATGACAGCGGCATGCACCTATGTTGCCGGCGGCCAAGATCAGAACACGCAGAACGCCGCTGCCGAAGGGGCCAAAGGAGGAGGGTTCGTGCAGGGCATCGTGACGTACACGGTGATGGACGACCTCACCGTGTCGCCCATGTCGTCCATCTCCAGCATCACGCTGCTCAACACGTTCGCCGTCAAGGACCTGGGCGCGCTCAAGGAGAAGACAGTGTAG